The genome window TCATCGAGGCTGTCGAAGATCGACTGGACAAAGTTTTCGAGATACCCGGCCTGTTGAAATACGTTGACCTTTTTGCGCAGGCCGGAGGTGCCGGGTTTCTGGTCGGGGAAGGGCGTTGTGTTTTTAACGATAGTGTTCACGTAATTATTAACCTTGTCGGTAAGCGGTAGCGTGTTTTCGTGTATCTGTCAACAATCTGTGCGCGTCAAGAAAACCCTGATGGCGCCGATGTATCCCATGGATAAACATCAACAAGTCAATGATCGAAGGATCATTCTACTATGCTAACATGCGGCTATGCGCTATTCAGGTAAACAGGTTGTCCATCCCGGTGTGCGTGCACGCGATCTGCCCGCGCTTATGGAACTGTATGAGCTGAATTATATTCAGTTACGTCAGTTGATCCCCGATGTTGACCTGGTACAGGACCGCGTAGTGTCAAGGGTAAACGGGGCGCTGGACCTGTACCTGACTGTCCGCGAACGCTGTAAATACACCACCACACTACATCTCAGTTATCGCTTCGAAGGTGATGAGAGCAGTACACTTGCCCCGGATATCGTAGTGCGCCTGTACCATGACGCCCAGGTGGCCGAGGTTATTTCACGCGGCAAGGGCCGCAGCCCGAATGCTCCCGGTTTTGACCGCTTTCACCACGACTACCCCATCGAGGCACGTTGGCGGGTCAATCGCTTTCTGCAAAAATGGCTGGGGTTTTGCCTGCGTCACGGGCACAGCTTTTCTCCGGCCCGCGAGCAATTCGAGCAGGCGCTGCAAACCCTTGAAACAGACCAGATTGAAAGCCTCGAGTCCTGATTACCAAGTAATACTTGACTAAATTGCTGGGTTTATTTATGTTGGCAGCTGTTATCAGCAGCGCCTGTCGCAGGATTACCCATGAGACTTTCCACCAAGGGCCGTTATGCCGTCACTGCAATGATGGATATCGCGATTCATGACCCGGAAGGGCCGGTTACATTGGCCGATATTTCCCATTGCCAGAGCATTTCACTGTCGTACCTGGAACAGTTGTTTGCCAAGTTGCGCAAACAGAGTCTGGTGTGTGGCGTACGAGGCCCGGGGGGCGGTTACCGTCTGGCTCGCCCGGCAAACGAGATCACAATTGCTGAAATCATCGCGGCAGTTGATGAAAAGGTCGATGCGACCTGTGGCGGCGAGAGTCATTGCGACGAAGAACAGACCTGTCTGACACACGAGCTTTGGTGCGGCCTGTCGAAAAAGATTTATACATTCCTGGACAGTATCACGTTGGAGAGCTTTCTCAGCCGGCCTTCTGTACAGGAAGTCATTCGCCGTCAGGCTGAGGAAGCGAGTGGCGAGGATGAACGAAAAGTCGAGCCGCCAGTCCCGGCAGCCTGAAGAATATACCCGTATGCCCGGAATTGTGATGTGTGTCCTGTTCACAGCATGATCCGTTCACAGAAATTTCTCTTTTGTCCTTCCATACTGCAATCGTCAAATAGCGTTGTACCCAAAGGATCAGGAGAAAGACCATGTTGCAGTATATTTTATTAGTGATTGCCGCCGTTACCGTCATTGCCGGACCCTCTCTCGAGTCCCTGGCCAGTGCCGGTCAGTCGATGGACTATGTGGTGGCTTTTGGTGTGGCCTTGATGCTCAAACCCTGGCTGTCAGGCCATCTGGAATAAAACCCGGAAACCCGTCATTGCGACGTTAGTAATGGCGGGTTTCATTTCTTGAGTCAATCCGCCTTCAGCCACGTCAGGATCCGGTTATTGGCTGGCATTTCATAATCCCTTTTCAGTTCCAGTCCGGCCGTTCCGGCCAGTTCGTTTAACGCCTCGAAATCCCTTACGGCACTCAGCGGGTCACGCTGTTTCAGCCATTGATCAAAGCGCGCATTACTTTCACTGGTATAGCGTCCGTTGTAGTTGAACGGACCATAGAGACAGAACACGCCGCCTTGCTCCAGTACTTCCCCCGCGCCGGAGAACAGGCACTGTACCTGCGGCCAGGAAATGATGTGCGCGGTGTTGGCGCTGAATACGGCATCGTACTTTGTCTCTGGCCAGGCGTCCTTGCAGACGTCGAGACAGACAGGTGCCAGGATATTGGGTGGCGCAGTATCTTCGGCCAGCCATGCGTGAATACCTTCGTGCATGGCTGGCACTTCACTGGTTTGCCAGACCAGGTCCGGGAACTCACCTGCAAGATAGACAGCGTGCTGGCCTGTGCCACTGCCGATTTCAAGCAGGTGCCTACGCCCGTATATTTCCTGCTTCAATACCTCGAGGATGGATTCCCGGTTCTGGTCACAGGATTCGGAATAGGGCTTCATGTACAGGCTCCGGTTCTTTTACCCAGGGTGTGGAGAATGTCCAGCAGTTTGCGCCGATTGCTTTCCGGGTTAAAGGCATCATTGTGATCACCAACGAGATCCACGCGATATTTGGGTGGCAGGGCGGCGGCGAAAAGTTTGTCGACATGATAAGCGGGGACAATAGTATCGTCTGGACTGTGGAGGATATAGACGGGTAGTGGAGAGATTTCGCTTATGAATGCAGCCGGGCGATAACGGTTGCTGATAGTAAGGGATAATGGCCACTTGAACAGGCGAGTGAACCAGTGGCGTGATAGTGCATCCCGACTGATTTCCCGGTAGTCGCTGAAAGCACTGACGCTTATCAGACCGTTGAGCCTCTGTTTTTGCGGGTAGCTGGCAGTGGCATAGATGGCGAGACTGGCACCGAAGCTATGGCCCAGCACGGTGAGCTTGTGTCCGTGCAAACAGCTTTCTCTGGCGGTCCATGCAAGCATATTGCCGGCGTCCTTCTGTACACCGTCAATATCAGGCGTTCCTGTGGACTGCCCGTAGCCACGATAGTCGAACATATAGACTTCAAATCCATGTTTGGGTAGCCAGTAGGTGGCTCCCAGGTGGGCGCTGACATTTTGACCGTTGCCGTGTAAAAAAAGCACTGTACCCCGGATGGGTGCACTGGCTGGCAGGTGCCAGCCATGCAGTACGGCATCACCACTTTTTATGAACAGCTCATCGACGGGTACTCCGATTTGCCCCGGGTCGATAAATTGTTCATGGCTGGGCTGGAAAATGACGTTGGTGCAGGCGCTGGTAAAGATCAGCACAACGGCCAGAAATACACTTGCTACGGATTTCAGAAATACCAATTCAGCATGGCCTCGAATTCGTTGATACGGTTACCGCGTTCATGGCGATGTTCGAGCCGGTAGCGGAAGGCGCGCTGTGCTCCAATCGGGAAGCTTTGGCGCCAACGGGCTGCCAGTGTTGTGTCTGATTCCCCTGCTGCAAACCGGACGCCTGTCAGCGATAGTTCGGCTGTAGAGTGTTTAAAGAAAAACAACGAGCCGGTGGACAGGCCGCCGCCCAGGGAATAATTGTCCTGAAATGCCTTTGCCACTTTGAGGCGCCCCCTGAGGAGCAGGTAAAACAGGTGTTGGTCTCCCATGCGATAGCTGAGGCCACTACTTCCGCCGACCTGTATGCCGGTCGCACGCCCGCTATTGGTCATCATACGCTCAATGCCGGTGTCAATGCCCCACGATACCGGCTTGAAGAAGTTGTCGCGGGGTGACAGAGACAGAATGTCGATAATGGTGAAGCGATCCAGTTGCAGGCTATTGTCAGTCGGGGTGTAGCGTGCCCTGAAATCCAGAAAGTTTATCTGGGAGCCACGTGAGTAGCCGGCCAGAGGGTCAAGAATGTCATGATATGCCGGTCTGAATCGCAGGCTCAGGAAACTGTCGCCATTCCGTGATCCACCACCGACAGCCAGTCGTGTAGTCCGGTGCCCCTGTTCAGGTTGGTATGCAGGCTGTTGTACCGGTGGCCATACATTACCAGCTGGCAAACGACTTCGTTCTGCCAGTAAACGATAGCTTTGTGAAGCACTGGTGGCGGACCCGTTTCGGTGCAGCAGCTGGTAGCGGTTATAGTCATAGGCCAGTTCGAGGATGCGTGAGCGTGTAACCTTGTTATCGACTGTTCCAAGTCGTTTTTCGCTGGCGGGATCTGTGTCGGTAGAAAGATGTTCAACCAACTCTTTTGCAGACGGGTCAAGCGAGTCGAGGTGTTGTCGTATCAGGGTTGTCGTTGCGGGTCTGTAGACTGCCCTGTCAGCCATGCCGGCATCTACAACTGCACGTACCGTATCGGATGGTATGGCCTTGACAGAGAAATCACCTGTGAGCTGGCTTCCCTGCCGTGCCACTTCCAGCAGCGACAGAACATGATATGAACAGTTTTCGGTAAGGAAATAATAGTCAAAGTTTATGTGTCTGACTTCCCAGGCATGTCGCATTAGTTGGTCAATTTCAGCCTGGTCCAGATTCAGGTCGTATTCCCAGATATCCCGGCTTTCAATGTCGCTGTACTGTTTTATTTTCTCGTAGTAGGGGACGATGGAAAAAAGGCCGGGGTAACCCCCGAACAATCCCTTGAAGCTGTATGCGAGTCCGCCATCATTTTCGTCAGCATTGGCTGCATAGTTAAGTGCATAGGCGGCCAGCGGGGTCGATTTCCGGTAATCGGAAGGTGTCAGTCGCAGCAGGGTGTGCCCGAACATGGAGGAAGGGCTGTTGAGGTAAGCCGCAGGGAACACGAGTGTTGCATGTTCTGCGCTCAGTGTTTGGCGCCATTTCGACAGGGTATTGCAGTGTACAGCAGGAAGGCCGAGTGCAGTGAGGTCGAGTTTCCGGTCAAGCCAGTACAGGCGGGCAGGAAAACGGCACTGGGGGTGATCATCACTGTCGCCCGGCTGATAAAAAGCCTGCAGGGTTGCAGTCAGCTCGGCTTCGGGGGAAGTTTTGCCATTCAGGGCATTAAAGAACTCTGTGTCGTCGGCCTGGCTCTGGTAACCAGGATGCTTTTTCTTGTAATGAACCAGTTTAAGCCAATAGTCGTCCTGTGAAAGCTTTTGCTGCCCGGCCCTGGCCACAGCGCTTTCTGCTGGCGTCGGTGTGGCTGCGATGACAGTGCCAAAGGAGAGTAGCATGGCAAGCAGCACTGCAAGTGCCGCATGGTATATGGGCAGGTTATTGGTCATCTGTGAAAGGTCAGACAAAGGTGGGGGGCTGTGCCCGTCCAACTGCAGTAACAGCGCAGCTGCAAGAGTATATCATTGGTGTAAAACCGCCTGCCGTCTACTATAACAGCAGGCGGTAGAGGTTAACTGGCGTATTTTGCCAGCATTTCATCCTGTTTCATAACCTGGTTCAGGGCACTGATGACGTCACTGCTGTGCACGCTGTCGCTGCTGAAGATAGTAGCGAATTGTGCATGAGAGACAGTCTTGAAGTGACTGCTGTCCTCAGCAGAAATACCCATCAGGTTGGCCAGAGTGTCGAGTGCTTCACCTGTACCAGTTGCCATATCACGTGCAACCTTATCCATGTTGTTGTCAAGGAAATCAGCTGCAGCAACAGATATCGGCTGATCTACTTCACAACCCAGTGTGCCAGATGTCATACCAAAGGTCTGGTTTCCGAAAGTGCCATTGGTAGTTGCCGCCAGTACGTGAGGTGCAACACCGCTTTGTCCCTCGAAGATCATGGCGCCAACGCCACAACCCGAACCGTTGTCATTTGCAGCAAATGCTGTGCTGGAACCCGCCAAAATTGTCATTGCCAGTATTGTTTTCTTCATCCTGTGCATACTCCTTGTCTCTGGTTGGATTTTAGTGCTAAAACGGGTGGTGCTGTAATTATTTTATGCTCCGGGTTACGTGGCCTGTATGTCCCCCAAGGCATAGGTGGAATTTATATTGGTTGATTGCGATTGTCTATAGCGATGGCTGTGGATTTCGAAGCCACTCTGTTACTCGCCGGTAAAGCTGGGCCGGGTTCTGGCTGCTCGTGACTGCCAGTGCCAATGCCTGGTTTGACCATGCGGGCAGACGCTGGAAATTTTCCTGGGCCAGTTTATCCAGTGTATCCCGGTAATCTCCATGGCCACGGGCGACATCACGCCTGATATTTATGAACTGCGACCACACAAACCGCTTCAGGATGGCGTCTTGCTGGCTCTGGGTTGCAGGCTCTTTGGGTTCGAGCTCGATAATATAATGGCCGGGTGAGTACTCCATCATGTTACCGGACATTGCATCGGTCAACCAGGATGGCCATGAGGTCAGGTTGAAAAGGGAGGTTTTATTGAGAGACTTCTTTACCCGCATTTGCATGGTCTTGTAGCCAGGCTTTTTGAAGGTGATGAACTTGTGTTTAAACACTTCGCGATCCAGGTCTATCGAGAAAGGAACTTCGCCGACTTTCTTGCCTTCGACGAAGGCCTCAATGCCTGATTGCTCAGATTCGAAACTGACCGTATCACTGGATGGTGAGAAAAGTGTGGCACAACCTGTTATCAGAACAGAAAAGCACAGGATAAAGATGATCTTTGGCATTAGGTGTGTCCTTGTTGTTATGGTTTTTGAGAATGCATGAACCTGATTATTTTTACTCGAAGCATTCTATAACAGGCAATGGTGTTGCTCAATTGCGCTGAGAAGTAACACCCAGCCATTCTATCCACTGCCTGAAAATATCGGGATCCAGGGCCGCTGCCGCGGAGCGTGGCGTGAGTGTTGCACTGAACACCGGTTCGCCCTCAAGCGTAAGTGCCGAGCCACCTGCTTCCTCAAGAATCAGAAGGCCTGCCGCATAATCCCATAGTTTCTGTTGGCCGTGCAGGTAAACGTGGCAGCGGCCTGCGGCCAGCCAGCACCAGTCAAGCGCTACTGCACCGAAGCTGCGTTGTGATTTATAGGGCGGGCTGGCTGCCAGCCGGCTCGCCAGTTCAGGTGCCAGGCGCTTCAGGTCTATGAGCGCCATGCCTTCGGACAGCGGGCTTGCCAGCCGCTGTGGCTTCAGCCGTTGATCGTTCATCCATGCGCCTTCACCGCGCACAGCAGAAAAACACTCCTTGCGGCTGGGGTCGTAGACGACACCTGCTTCTACCCGGCCGTTGTGGATAAGCGCAACGGAAACGGCGTAGTAGGGTACGCCGGCTGAAAAATTACTGGTACCATCGAGTGGATCGATGCACCAGACGCCACTGTCACTGTGTTGTAACGCGCGCTGTTGCTCAGGCTCGGGCATTTCTTCACCCAGTAAATCAAATTCAGGCCATTCGGCGTTCAACGCCTGCGCCAGGGCATCCTGCATAACCACATCGGCCTCGGTCACAAGGCTGCCATCCGGCTTGCGTGAGCCAGAATGGCAACAGAAGCGTGGGGGAAGTTCCCGGTCGGATATTTCCCGGATAATAGTGGTCAGGCGTGACAGGTCTGGTGAATTCATGGATTACCTGAGGGCATCGAGTTGCTATGATCTGTAGTCTGTAGATATTGTCGCACAAAGGATACTCATGGGCATAAAGAAAACCCGGCACAAAAAGAGCGGTAAATCAGCAAAAGCGCAGAAGAGCAGCAAGCCGCGCAAGGCCGAAACCGAGGACAAATATGTCCTCTATGAGAAGTCAGTACAGGCCACGGATTTTGAATACGAGTTTATCGACACCAACTTTACCCGCATTCGCGGGCGTACTGCAAAACTGCTGCGCGAGGATTTCTGCGGCACGGCGAAAATGTGCAGTGAATGGGTCCGGGGCCGTCCCGACAATCAGGCGGTTGGCGTGGACTTTGATCCTGAGGTGCTGGAGTGGAGTCGTAACAACCACATTGCCGGTCTGGAGCCCGAACAGCGTGCCCGCGTTACGCTGTTGCAGAGTGATGTACGTTCGGTGAAGACAGACCCGGTTGATATCGTGCTGGCGATGAATTTCAGTTGGCAGATCTTTGAAGAGCGCAAGGTCCTGGTCGACTATTTCACGTCTGTGCGAAACAGCCTGGTGGATGACGGCGTATTGTTTATGGATGCATTCGGCGGTTACGAGGCCTACCAGGAGCTCGAGGAAAAAACCAAACACGATGGGTTCAATTATATCTGGGAGCAGGAAAGTTATGATCCGGTGACCGGACACATGGTGTGCAATATTCATTTTACATTCAAGGATGGTTCAAAAATGGAGAAGGCGTTCCATTATGAATGGCGTCTGTACGGCCTGCCTGAACTGAAAGAAATCCTGCTCGATGCCGGTTTCTCCAATGTCACCATTTATCTGCAGGGTTGGGACGAGGATGACGAAC of Thiogranum longum contains these proteins:
- a CDS encoding DUF1249 domain-containing protein, which gives rise to MRYSGKQVVHPGVRARDLPALMELYELNYIQLRQLIPDVDLVQDRVVSRVNGALDLYLTVRERCKYTTTLHLSYRFEGDESSTLAPDIVVRLYHDAQVAEVISRGKGRSPNAPGFDRFHHDYPIEARWRVNRFLQKWLGFCLRHGHSFSPAREQFEQALQTLETDQIESLES
- a CDS encoding Rrf2 family transcriptional regulator, translating into MRLSTKGRYAVTAMMDIAIHDPEGPVTLADISHCQSISLSYLEQLFAKLRKQSLVCGVRGPGGGYRLARPANEITIAEIIAAVDEKVDATCGGESHCDEEQTCLTHELWCGLSKKIYTFLDSITLESFLSRPSVQEVIRRQAEEASGEDERKVEPPVPAA
- a CDS encoding DUF938 domain-containing protein is translated as MKPYSESCDQNRESILEVLKQEIYGRRHLLEIGSGTGQHAVYLAGEFPDLVWQTSEVPAMHEGIHAWLAEDTAPPNILAPVCLDVCKDAWPETKYDAVFSANTAHIISWPQVQCLFSGAGEVLEQGGVFCLYGPFNYNGRYTSESNARFDQWLKQRDPLSAVRDFEALNELAGTAGLELKRDYEMPANNRILTWLKAD
- a CDS encoding alpha/beta hydrolase; the encoded protein is MVFLKSVASVFLAVVLIFTSACTNVIFQPSHEQFIDPGQIGVPVDELFIKSGDAVLHGWHLPASAPIRGTVLFLHGNGQNVSAHLGATYWLPKHGFEVYMFDYRGYGQSTGTPDIDGVQKDAGNMLAWTARESCLHGHKLTVLGHSFGASLAIYATASYPQKQRLNGLISVSAFSDYREISRDALSRHWFTRLFKWPLSLTISNRYRPAAFISEISPLPVYILHSPDDTIVPAYHVDKLFAAALPPKYRVDLVGDHNDAFNPESNRRKLLDILHTLGKRTGACT
- a CDS encoding DUF4105 domain-containing protein, whose translation is MSDLSQMTNNLPIYHAALAVLLAMLLSFGTVIAATPTPAESAVARAGQQKLSQDDYWLKLVHYKKKHPGYQSQADDTEFFNALNGKTSPEAELTATLQAFYQPGDSDDHPQCRFPARLYWLDRKLDLTALGLPAVHCNTLSKWRQTLSAEHATLVFPAAYLNSPSSMFGHTLLRLTPSDYRKSTPLAAYALNYAANADENDGGLAYSFKGLFGGYPGLFSIVPYYEKIKQYSDIESRDIWEYDLNLDQAEIDQLMRHAWEVRHINFDYYFLTENCSYHVLSLLEVARQGSQLTGDFSVKAIPSDTVRAVVDAGMADRAVYRPATTTLIRQHLDSLDPSAKELVEHLSTDTDPASEKRLGTVDNKVTRSRILELAYDYNRYQLLHRNGSATSASQSYRLLAERSRLPAGNVWPPVQQPAYQPEQGHRTTRLAVGGGSRNGDSFLSLRFRPAYHDILDPLAGYSRGSQINFLDFRARYTPTDNSLQLDRFTIIDILSLSPRDNFFKPVSWGIDTGIERMMTNSGRATGIQVGGSSGLSYRMGDQHLFYLLLRGRLKVAKAFQDNYSLGGGLSTGSLFFFKHSTAELSLTGVRFAAGESDTTLAARWRQSFPIGAQRAFRYRLEHRHERGNRINEFEAMLNWYF
- a CDS encoding DUF3015 family protein, which produces MKKTILAMTILAGSSTAFAANDNGSGCGVGAMIFEGQSGVAPHVLAATTNGTFGNQTFGMTSGTLGCEVDQPISVAAADFLDNNMDKVARDMATGTGEALDTLANLMGISAEDSSHFKTVSHAQFATIFSSDSVHSSDVISALNQVMKQDEMLAKYAS
- a CDS encoding inositol monophosphatase family protein, with amino-acid sequence MNSPDLSRLTTIIREISDRELPPRFCCHSGSRKPDGSLVTEADVVMQDALAQALNAEWPEFDLLGEEMPEPEQQRALQHSDSGVWCIDPLDGTSNFSAGVPYYAVSVALIHNGRVEAGVVYDPSRKECFSAVRGEGAWMNDQRLKPQRLASPLSEGMALIDLKRLAPELASRLAASPPYKSQRSFGAVALDWCWLAAGRCHVYLHGQQKLWDYAAGLLILEEAGGSALTLEGEPVFSATLTPRSAAAALDPDIFRQWIEWLGVTSQRN
- a CDS encoding class I SAM-dependent methyltransferase, with translation MGIKKTRHKKSGKSAKAQKSSKPRKAETEDKYVLYEKSVQATDFEYEFIDTNFTRIRGRTAKLLREDFCGTAKMCSEWVRGRPDNQAVGVDFDPEVLEWSRNNHIAGLEPEQRARVTLLQSDVRSVKTDPVDIVLAMNFSWQIFEERKVLVDYFTSVRNSLVDDGVLFMDAFGGYEAYQELEEKTKHDGFNYIWEQESYDPVTGHMVCNIHFTFKDGSKMEKAFHYEWRLYGLPELKEILLDAGFSNVTIYLQGWDEDDEPDGDFVPAEHGEADPGWIAMISAEK